Part of the Xenopus tropicalis strain Nigerian chromosome 3, UCB_Xtro_10.0, whole genome shotgun sequence genome, TGAATTGGGCATGCTCACCGAGTCACTTCCCATTGGCTAAGCATTTCCTTCCCACCCATTCACTCAAATCTGATAGGCTCCTGAGGAATGCCTATTGTtccctgatatatataaatagagaaagaAGCAGCTGAATTCACAGCGTGACTCTTAGAGAGAAGAGGGAGATCCCTGATATGTTCTTTGGGCTGACAGAATGGACAAAGCAACTTCATTGGTTCAACTTCAACCAACAGAGCCTTTAAATACTTGTAACCAGTGTACAAtaactagggatgcgccgaatacCCAACGGAATCCCAatatgaaaagtcacatgatttacgGATTCGTATTTGTTTcgcccgaatccaaatcctgctaaaaaaggccgaatcttggccgaaccccaaactgaatcctggatttggtgcctccctaacaATAACTGTGAAATCAATAAATGCAGCTGATGAACAGTGAgagtttcatttcatttatttattaattaatagaCATAGGAACGCTAAGAGGTTTTACTCATGAGATACATTTTCCTCATAAGAGAAGAGAGCTGAACGGCCTGCTGTAATTTATTCCCCAAAGCCCAAAAGATACTCCGGGCACACGTAGTGTTACCCCACTCCCGGGCTTTCTGCCTTAGTTCTCTGTATTCCTTACAAATGGCGTCTGTAACAGCCTTATATTGCGCAGTGCCTGTAACACACCGACCCAGCTGCTTTAGTCTCCGTAGCAGAAGCTTCAGCAGCTTCCTAggaaccttcttcttataaaagctCAGGGTTTCATTGTAGACTGCGAATACTATGGCTGCCGCTTCCCCCCGAGACCTGTTGTGGATAAAGCCACTATCGGGAATTTCAAAAAGACAATAATCCTGATGCTGTTCCTTTGGCTGCAGGTTATCAAAGACTTTGAGTATTTCATTGTCAATAAACTCGCTTCTATCAGGCCAACGGCATTCTGGGGAACTAGCGCTCGATGGGCGTACGAGCAAGTAGAGAATAGTCGTGGCCACGGCGAGCGGTGCTAGGCAGTTTCTCTCTCCTGGTGCCATTGGTACTGCGGATGATTCGTTTACAGGCAGTTTGTTCCGTCCGTATTTTGATTGGTCACAGTCGGTACGGCAGTTATTGCAAATGCAAATGTTATCATTTTACCTGGCTATGAGTGCATGTCCAGTTTTATAGGCAAAAGCTCCTCCCCATGGGTGGGGCCACCGACATTTGCCAACGACCAAACGAggcttcgtacgatattcagcATGGTGGATCGATAAGATGACCGTTATCGCAAATATTGGTCGTCTTGTTGATCGGACGGGACAGAAGATTTTGGTTGGGttccattgaaggcgcccgaacaaaatctgtgtttagggctgaaccgtcaggtagaggtagaatccctattgttcctACCCCCATATCCgaccattcagccctgaacatcagcgGAGGGTACGAACCATCGTAGGAAAgatcgcaggaaagatcataattgttacgtgtatggcgcCTTTATACCGGAGCTCAGAAACGCTGCATTTCTTTTCAATGCCCACAAAtccaattgtgaaaaaaatcagaTCTGAGTACTTTGAAAACAACGGATGTCAAACAACCTGACCAAGATAGAGATTATGATCATGTGATCACGTATTATATGTTATTCTATCTGAATATTGGATTAGATTGGGGGGGAGTGTACAATAGTAGTTACAGGTATAGAAACTGCGCTTTGCCCGGCCGTGTATCACTGCACACTGTAACAGATAAGCAATAAGCATACACTGAAACCCATAATGAAAACAGGAGCAAAAAGCGGAGCCTGAGTGCCGCCCGTCCCATACACAGAAGGGTTTGTTCCCACAATGACTGTCATTCCATCTGCAGATTCACTGAATGAGACACATTTCTgttcaactgcactttgtattaaatgcactacagcactttgtgttaaacgcactacggcattttgtattaaacgcactacggcactttgtattaaatgcactacggcactttgtattaaacgcactacggcattttgtattaaacgcactacggcactttgtattaaatgcactacggcactttgtattaaatgcactacggcactttgtattaaatgcactacggcactttgtattaaatgcactacggcactttgtattaaatgctctacggcactttgtattaaatgcactacggcactttgtattaaatgcactacggcactttgcattaaatgcactacggcactttgcattaaacgcactacggcactttgcattaaacgcactacggcactttgcattaaatgcactacggcactttgcattaaacgcactacggcactttgcattaaacgcactacggcactttgcattaaacgcactacggcactttgcattaaacgcactacggcactttgcattaaacgcactacggcactttgcaTTAAATgaactacggcactttgtatttttatactgatAAAATGAAGCCCAGGTTGTTACTGCGCTATAATCCCCTTTTCTCTCcttgtttattgtattatttatttatttttctgtttttttacttttttctcttgttctcttatttttttttttcttttctttctttctttttcatttgtggtttcttctttttttgtgatttcacaTATATCGGGCTCCCAAGGAATGCCTTTTGTGCCCTGATATATAtatcactcagattgtaagctctatggggcagggacccccttcctactgtgtctcataccacatggcacttactccctgtgtatttatacttatttattgtatttattatatcacttgtcctccctgtgtgtaattttgtattctgtaagattgtacagcgttgcgtacccttgtggcgctttataaataaagttatacacacatatataaacagaaGGCAAAGCAGTTGCATTTACAGTATGACTCTGAGATTGAAGCAGAGAGAGTGTTGGCCGCCCTGATCCAAAGCTGAgatggtctgtagcttcaaaactaaacatttaaaataataaagtcaGACTATAATCTGAATGTGAACATCGCCAAATATTgaggtatgggggggtgtataaAAGGTTTGTCAATTGCTCATTTAATAGTCGCTGCTCCCGCGG contains:
- the LOC116409514 gene encoding uncharacterized protein LOC116409514, with protein sequence MAPGERNCLAPLAVATTILYLLVRPSSASSPECRWPDRSEFIDNEILKVFDNLQPKEQHQDYCLFEIPDSGFIHNRSRGEAAAIVFAVYNETLSFYKKKVPRKLLKLLLRRLKQLGRCVTGTAQYKAVTDAICKEYRELRQKAREWGNTTCARSIFWALGNKLQQAVQLSSLMRKMYLMSKTS